Proteins from a genomic interval of Anolis sagrei isolate rAnoSag1 chromosome 1, rAnoSag1.mat, whole genome shotgun sequence:
- the DBI gene encoding acyl-CoA-binding protein, protein MSQAEFEKAAEEVKKLKTQPIDEEMLFIYGHYKQATVGDVNTERPGMLDFKGKAKWDAWNKLKGMSKEDAMKAYIAKVKELQEKYGME, encoded by the exons ATGAGCCAA GCAGAGTTTGAAAAAGCTGCAGAAGAAGTTAAGAAGCTGAAGACCCAACCAATAGATGAAGAAATGTTGTTTATTTACGGTCATTACAAGCAGGCAACTGTTGGAGATGTAAATACAG AACGTCCTGGAATGCTTGATTTTAAGGGCAAAGCCAAGTGGGATGCCTGGAATAAGTTAAAAG gGATGTCTAAAGAAGATGCAATGAAAGCATACATAGCAAAAGTAAAAGAACTACAAGAAAAATACGGAATGGAATAA